A portion of the Sandaracinobacteroides saxicola genome contains these proteins:
- the rpsD gene encoding 30S ribosomal protein S4 — MSKRTSAKYKLDRRMGENIWGRPKSPVNKREYGPGQHGQRRKSKLSDFGVQLKAKQKLKGYYGDVTEKQFRKVYAEAVRMKGDTSQNLIGLLEQRLDMVIYRAKFAPTIFAARQIVNHGHIHVNGRKCNIASARIKPGDVIEVGPKGREMALILEATQSSEREAPEYVNVDGFAAQYVRVPTLDEVPYPVKMEPNLVVEFYSR, encoded by the coding sequence ATGTCGAAGCGCACAAGCGCCAAGTACAAGCTCGACCGCCGCATGGGCGAGAATATCTGGGGCCGGCCGAAGTCGCCCGTGAACAAGCGCGAATATGGGCCGGGCCAGCACGGCCAGCGGCGCAAGAGCAAGCTCTCTGACTTCGGCGTGCAGCTGAAGGCGAAGCAGAAGCTGAAGGGCTATTACGGCGACGTGACCGAGAAGCAGTTCCGCAAGGTCTATGCCGAGGCCGTGCGGATGAAGGGTGATACCAGCCAGAACCTGATCGGCCTTTTGGAACAGCGGCTGGACATGGTGATCTATCGCGCCAAGTTCGCGCCGACGATCTTCGCCGCACGGCAGATCGTGAACCATGGGCATATCCATGTGAATGGCCGCAAGTGCAACATCGCGTCCGCGCGCATCAAGCCGGGCGACGTGATCGAGGTGGGGCCGAAGGGGCGCGAAATGGCGCTGATCCTGGAAGCGACCCAATCGAGCGAGCGCGAGGCGCCGGAATATGTGAACGTCGATGGCTTCGCCGCGCAATATGTGCGCGTGCCGACGCTGGACGAAGTGCCCTATCCGGTGAAGATGGAGCCGAACCTGGTGGTCGAGTTCTACAGCCGCTAA